In Xiphophorus maculatus strain JP 163 A chromosome 2, X_maculatus-5.0-male, whole genome shotgun sequence, one genomic interval encodes:
- the LOC102226206 gene encoding solute carrier family 23 member 1-like yields MTSEKESNGLDNYAFALEGRFCDLQEKGEDLDSSIDEDTNKLAYCVTDVPPWYLSILLGAQHCLTAFGGIIAIPLILSQGLCLQHDSLTQSRLISTIFFVSGICTLLQVTFGIRLPILQGGTFTLLAPSMAMLSMPEFRCPAWTQNASSVNTSSTEFIEVWQRRMRALQGSIIVGSIFQVFVGFSGLIGLFMRFIGPLTIAPTIALIGLSLFDSAGSSAGNHWGISSMTTALIILFSQYLRHIALPFPTYSKDKKLHTSRVCIFQILPVLLGITVSWLICYILTTYNVLPAEPGQYGYLARTDLKGEVISQAPWFTFPYPGQWGKPTVSLAGVVGILAGVISSMIESVGDYHACARLSGAPPPPRHAINRGIGIEGIGCLLAGAWGTGNGTTSYSENVGALGITKVGSRVVIVASGVFMVAMGILGKMGAVFATIPSPVIGGMFMVMFGVICAAGVSNLQYADMNSSRNIFIFGFSMFSGLVIPNWILKNPKAIATGVVEFDQMLQVLLTTSMFVGGFFGFVLDNTVPGSKQERGILAWNKAHEDDSCETLETGEVYNLPFGLTSYLSSFSWLRYVPFCPPGLSSSLDPKQPLGTPDPGQIMIGVGL; encoded by the exons ATGACCTCCGAGAAGGAAAGCAATGGACTCGACAACTATGCCTTTGCG TTGGAAGGACGTTTCTGTGATCTACAAGAAAAAGGAGAAGACCTGGACTCGTCTATCGATGAAGACACAAACAAACTGGCTTACTGCGTGACAGACGTCCCGCCCTGGTACCTCTCCATCCTCTTAGGCGCTCAG CACTGTTTGACTGCCTTTGGCGGCATCATCGCCATCCCCCTCATCCTGTCGCAGGGTCTGTGTCTGCAGCATGACAGCCTCACACAGAGCCGCCTCATCAGCACCATCTTCTTCGTGTCTGGAATCTGCACCTTGCTGCAGGTCACCTTTGGCATCAG GCTGCCCATTCTTCAAGGCGGCACGTTCACGCTGCTGGCTCCCTCCATGGCGATGCTGTCCATGCCAGAATTTAGGTGTCCTGCCTGGACCCAAAACGCCAGCTCAGTCAACACGTCGTCCACAGAGTTCATAGAAGTGTGGCAGCGTCGGATGAGAGCT CTGCAGGGCTCCATTATTGTGGGCTCGATCTTCCAGGTGTTTGTTGGATTTTCTGGCCTCATCGGCCTCTTCATGCGCTTCATTGGACCTCTCACCATTGCTCCCACTATCGCTCTTATTGGTCTGTCGCTGTTTGATTCAGCTGGGAGCAGCGCTGGAAACCACTGGGGCATCTCTTCAAT GACCACAGCCCTGATCATCCTGTTTTCACAGTACCTCCGTCACATAGCCTTGCCCTTTCCTACATACAGCAAGGATAAAAAGCTTCACACTTCTCGAGTCTGCATCTTTCAAATTCTCCCT GTCTTGTTGGGAATCACAGTTTCTTGGCTCATTTGTTACATCTTGACGACGTATAACGTTCTTCCTGCTGAACCAGGGCAGTACGGTTACCTCGCACGCACAGACCTAAAAGGAGAAGTAATCAGCCAAGCTCCCTGGTTTACCTTCCCATACCCAG GACAGTGGGGGAAGCCCACGGTGAGCCTGGCCGGCGTGGTGGGGATCCTGGCCGGGGTGATCTCCTCCATGATCGAGTCTGTTGGTGATTATCACGCATGCGCAAGATTATCTGGCGCTCCGCCGCCACCGAGACACGCCATCAACCGCGGCATAGGCATCGAGGGAATCGGCTGCCTGCTGGCTGGAGCGTGGGGAACCGGAAACGGAACCACTTCCTACAGCGAGAACGTCGGCGCGCTCGGTATCACCAAG GTCGGGAGCCGCGTGGTCATAGTGGCCAGCGGGGTGTTCATGGTTGCCATGGGGATACTTGGTAAAATGGGTGCTGTATTTGCCACCATCCCCTCTCCGGTGATTGGAGGCATGTTCATGGTCATGTTTGGTGTCATCTGTGCAGCAGGAGTCTCTAATTTGCAG TACGCAGACATGAATTCATCCAGAAATATCTTCATTTTTGGCTTCTCCATGTTCTCTGGTTTGGTCATTCCCAACTGGATATTAAAGAATCCCAAAGCTATTGCTACAG GTGTGGTAGAGTTCGACCAGATGCTGCAGGTTCTTCTGACAACCAGCATGTTTGTCGGCGGTTTCTTCGGCTTCGTGTTGGACAACACCGTCCCAG GATCGAAGCAGGAGCGCGGCATCCTGGCCTGGAACAAAGCTCATGAAGACGATTCATGTGAAACTCTGGAGACCGGAGAGGTTTACAACCTCCCATTTGGCCTGACCTCCTACCTGTCCTCGTTCTCCTGGCTGCGCTACGTCCCGTTCTGCCCGCCGGGCCTGTCCAGCTCCCTGGATCCCAAGCAGCCGCTGGGAACTCCAGACCCGGGCCAGATCATGATCGGAGTTGGGTTGTGA
- the fam180a gene encoding protein FAM180A codes for MVSWRIVMYGLFYCFIRTGVTKSQTRVLFPAAAKVKRGSSAAGNPTFYKTMNDVHLLYEILMAGVRFEPSGEFSVDDAELSSLRQTRNLNFIYEEIFPKKLTDVFGLIAELSEHSASLHQEDFERILMTLVYTTQKMISAASVHQRGMWGESFVGLYKALKRDLARTN; via the exons ATGGTTTCCTGGAGAATAGTGATGTATGGACTTTTCTACTGCTTCATCAGGACCGGGGTCACCAAGTCCCAGACGAGAG TTCTGTTTCCTGCTGCAGCCAAAGTGAAAAGAGGATCTTCAGCAGCTGGAAATCCAACATTCTACAAAACCATGAATGATGTCCATTTGTTATATGag ATCCTGATGGCCGGCGTACGTTTTGAGCCCAGTGGGGAGTTTTCTGTCGACGACGCTGAACTTTCTTCACTCCGTCAGACCAGAAATCTGAACTTCATCTATGAGGAAATCTTTCCCAAGAAGCTAACAGACGTGTTTGGGCTCATAGCTGAGCTGTCAGAGCACAGCGCTTCGCTGCATCAGGAGGATTTTGAGCGAATCTTGATGACTTTGGTGTACACAACCCAGAAGATGATCAGCGCTGCTTCTGTTCACCAAAGAGGAATGTGGGGAGAATCTTTTGTTGGTTTAtacaaagctttaaaaagagACCTGGCACGGACAAACTGA